In the Macrobrachium rosenbergii isolate ZJJX-2024 chromosome 23, ASM4041242v1, whole genome shotgun sequence genome, one interval contains:
- the LOC136851120 gene encoding uncharacterized protein has translation MEYLIVEKDGRSIRLRKKGRKGYQTEEGRKEGVSDCGKGRKKYQTEEERKEGVYDCGKGRKEYQIVGERKEGVSGYGKGRKEYQTEEERKERVSDCGKGRKEYQIVEEREEGVSDCGRKEGRSIRLWEKGRREYLVVEKEGRSI, from the coding sequence atggagtATCTGATTGTGGAAAAGGATGGAAGGAGTATCAGACtgaggaagaaagggaggaaggggtATCAGactgaagaaggaaggaaggaaggggtatCTGATTgcggaaaaggaaggaagaagtatCAGActgaggaagagaggaaggaaggagtatACGATTgcggaaaaggaaggaaggagtatcAGATTGtgggagaaaggaaggagggagtaTCTGGTtatggaaaaggaaggaaggagtatcagactgaggaagaaaggaaggaaagagtaTCTGACTgcggaaaaggaaggaaggagtatcAGATTGtggaagaaagggaggaaggagtaTCTGATTGtgggagaaaagaaggaaggagtaTCAGATTGtgggagaaaggaaggagggagtaTCTGGTtgtggaaaaggaaggaaggagtatctga